The Montipora foliosa isolate CH-2021 chromosome 1, ASM3666993v2, whole genome shotgun sequence genome has a window encoding:
- the LOC138009999 gene encoding TNF receptor-associated factor 6-like, with amino-acid sequence MAKDHVRCCGELETECEQCRISVKRTDRDTHMEECLMANVYCDCGASFKRAEKEEHIKNICALKEIDCPLKCGKTIKRCMTASHSLTCLKVAIKCPIAGCGHNIRRDSKECHMFEHQANHVKLLQRQMCKALWNANRGLLCVTPVRENKCVLKWSLGDVTQGAQLQSPTYEKFSRKWKFSFHVGTICLKYEQGLDEIAVVVSFIVHTRDGRVQAYVDMAPTRYMLLNEGDCTKIVTGCSTPPAAIIARIEITEPSFHCL; translated from the exons ATGGCTAAAGATCATGTCAGATGTTGTGGCGAGCTGGAAACAGAGTGCGAACAATGCCGCATTTCAGTAAAGAGAACAGACAGAGACACCCATATGGAGGAATGTTTAATGGCTAATGTTTATTGCGACTGTGGGGCTTCCTTCAAGAGGGCAGAGAAAGAAGAGCATATAAAAAACATATGTGCCCTAAAAGAAATCGATTGTCCACTTAAGTGTGGAAAAACAATCAAGAG GTGTATGACGGCTTCTCACAGTTTAACCTGCCTTAAAGTTGCCATAAAGTGTCCAATAGCTGGCTGTGGGCACAATATTAGACGAGATTCTAAGGAATGTCATATGTTTGAACACCAGGCTAACCATGTTAAGCTTTTGCAAAGACAAATGTGTAAGGCACTCTGGAACGCAAACCGG GGACTGCTTTGTGTGACGCCAGTCAGAGAAAACAAATGTGTTCTTAAGTGGAGTCTAGGTGACGTTACTCAGGGCGCACAGCTGCAGTCACCGACATACGAAAAATTTTCGCGGAAATGGAAATTTTCATTTCACGTCGGGACAATTTGTCTCAAATATGAGCAGGGCCTGGATGAGATTGCCGTCGTAGTCAG CTTTATTGTGCATACAAGAGATGGAAGAGTTCAAGCGTACGTGGACATGGCACCTACAAGATACATGTTACTGAACGAGGGAGACTGCACCAAAATTGTTACAGGATGTAGTACGCCCCCTGCAGCAATAATTGCAAGGATTGAAATAACAGAACCAAGTTTCCATTGTCTGTGA